One region of Bradyrhizobium betae genomic DNA includes:
- a CDS encoding zinc-dependent alcohol dehydrogenase family protein, giving the protein MHAMVLPAPRARLRMEERPDPVPGEGQIRVRITACGVCRTDLHLIDAELPDIRYPIVPGHEIIGRVDLVGPNVATHAAGDRVGIPWLGFTCGHCRFCREGMENLCDSPMFTGYTRDGGYATHAIADARYAFPLGEAGNDVEMAPLLCAGLIGWRSLVLAGPAERLGLYGFGAAGHIIAQIAVWQGRSVYAFTRRGDGAAQGLARRLGAAWAGASDEMPDEPLDAAIIYALAGELVPAALRAVRKGGRVVCAGIHMTDIPSFPYDLLWEERQLVSVANLTRQDGLDFLKIAPQAGVRTETTAFPLDQANEVLSMLRDGRILGAAVLTP; this is encoded by the coding sequence ATGCATGCGATGGTGTTGCCGGCCCCACGAGCGCGGCTCCGCATGGAGGAGCGGCCCGATCCGGTGCCCGGCGAGGGGCAGATCCGGGTGAGGATCACCGCTTGCGGGGTATGCCGGACCGACCTTCACCTCATCGACGCCGAGCTGCCTGATATTCGCTATCCGATCGTGCCCGGCCACGAGATCATTGGCCGGGTTGATCTGGTCGGTCCCAATGTTGCGACACATGCGGCCGGTGACCGGGTCGGCATTCCCTGGCTCGGTTTCACCTGCGGACACTGTCGATTCTGCCGGGAAGGCATGGAAAATCTGTGTGACAGCCCGATGTTCACCGGCTACACGCGTGACGGCGGCTACGCGACGCACGCCATCGCCGATGCACGTTATGCATTTCCGCTCGGCGAGGCCGGCAATGACGTGGAGATGGCTCCTCTGCTGTGCGCAGGGCTGATCGGCTGGCGCTCGCTGGTGCTGGCCGGCCCTGCGGAGAGGTTGGGCCTCTACGGCTTCGGCGCCGCCGGCCACATCATCGCGCAAATCGCGGTCTGGCAGGGGCGATCCGTTTATGCATTCACGCGGCGCGGTGACGGCGCGGCACAAGGTCTTGCCCGTCGTCTCGGCGCTGCCTGGGCGGGGGCTTCTGACGAAATGCCCGACGAACCGCTCGACGCAGCCATCATCTACGCACTAGCCGGCGAGCTGGTACCCGCCGCGTTGCGCGCCGTGCGCAAAGGCGGTCGCGTCGTGTGCGCCGGCATCCACATGACCGACATTCCGAGCTTTCCGTATGACCTGCTCTGGGAGGAAAGGCAGCTCGTCTCGGTCGCCAATCTGACCCGGCAGGATGGCCTCGACTTTCTCAAGATCGCCCCGCAAGCCGGCGTGCGCACCGAGACGACGGCATTTCCGCTCGATCAAGCCAACGAGGTTCTGAGCATGCTGCGCGACGGCCGGATTCTCGGCGCGGCCGTGCTGACGCCATGA
- a CDS encoding universal stress protein: MPIKDVFLPLVGHPQGQALAAIEKCVAAAADLGARITALALEDDVFVRPRVVLPADRESAEARAPEVGDMQQLLNAFTQAASRANTRAQTRSGKVPADQIASVLAEHARFSDLTLVPVKPHDSRTEHIIETLLFESGRPLLLCPEQHVDALRSEFENVMIAWDHSARAARAVGDALPILQAAASVQVITVADDKTDEMVRSGTALVDHLREHGVHASFETAKAGGSSIGKVLGSWAKSHAIDAIIMGAYHHSRLNEIVWGGVTKTVIGQPPCWVMISH; the protein is encoded by the coding sequence ATGCCCATCAAGGACGTCTTTCTGCCGCTGGTCGGCCACCCCCAGGGGCAGGCTCTCGCTGCGATCGAAAAATGCGTTGCCGCGGCTGCCGATCTCGGCGCCAGGATCACGGCGCTCGCGCTGGAGGACGATGTATTCGTGCGTCCGCGCGTGGTGCTTCCGGCCGATCGGGAATCCGCCGAAGCGCGCGCGCCCGAGGTGGGCGACATGCAGCAGCTTTTGAATGCATTTACCCAGGCAGCCTCCCGCGCCAACACCCGCGCCCAAACTCGGTCGGGCAAGGTGCCGGCGGACCAGATCGCGTCGGTCCTGGCCGAGCATGCGCGCTTCAGTGATCTCACGCTGGTCCCCGTGAAGCCGCATGACAGCCGAACGGAGCACATCATCGAAACGCTCCTGTTCGAATCCGGACGGCCGCTCTTGCTCTGTCCGGAACAGCATGTGGATGCGTTACGTTCAGAATTCGAGAATGTCATGATCGCCTGGGATCACTCCGCCCGAGCCGCGCGGGCGGTCGGCGACGCGCTGCCCATTCTTCAGGCTGCGGCATCCGTTCAGGTGATTACGGTCGCGGACGACAAGACCGACGAGATGGTTCGATCCGGAACTGCGCTCGTGGACCATCTGAGGGAACACGGGGTCCACGCCTCGTTCGAAACGGCGAAGGCCGGTGGCAGCTCGATCGGTAAGGTGCTCGGAAGCTGGGCGAAATCCCATGCTATTGATGCCATCATCATGGGCGCCTATCATCATTCGCGCTTGAACGAGATCGTTTGGGGCGGTGTGACAAAGACTGTCATTGGCCAGCCACCGTGCTGGGTTATGATCTCGCACTAG
- a CDS encoding CHAD domain-containing protein yields MSRPTTRSTATARVNPAVRRNALPGRLSPGMACDTAFRIIARRHLDAVLAQHDGTCRGDQEALHQIRIALTHLRTSIRFFSPMVDDARRPEVWAGLKWLNSQLGMVRDLDVAIERVVAESGEELAVIAELRHWDDKRAESHRLLARALHSARYRRLVEQTSAWIESGPWSTRRSKEAIRLRRRTLADHATAQLTAWETTLLRKARKLRKLDVEKRHKLRLLNKRLTYSIESLEDLFADESLVKQKSILKQLRKAQRSLGQLNDDARGQILAASLNEAIPGAGIRFLDRKREKKLLRTASEAYRKLDKAKPFRSSDLAPNAEPED; encoded by the coding sequence ATGTCGCGACCCACCACGCGCTCGACAGCGACCGCCCGCGTCAATCCGGCGGTGCGACGCAATGCCCTGCCTGGACGCCTCAGCCCCGGCATGGCCTGCGACACCGCGTTCCGGATCATCGCCCGCCGCCATCTCGATGCCGTGCTCGCCCAGCACGACGGCACCTGCCGCGGCGATCAGGAAGCGCTGCATCAGATCCGGATTGCACTGACGCATCTGCGTACCTCGATCCGCTTCTTCTCGCCGATGGTCGACGACGCACGGCGGCCGGAGGTCTGGGCCGGCCTGAAATGGCTGAACAGCCAGCTCGGCATGGTGCGGGACCTCGACGTGGCGATCGAACGCGTCGTCGCCGAGAGCGGCGAAGAGCTCGCCGTGATCGCCGAGCTGCGGCACTGGGACGACAAGCGCGCCGAGAGCCATCGCCTGCTGGCGCGCGCGCTGCACTCCGCGCGCTATCGGCGCCTGGTCGAGCAGACCTCGGCCTGGATCGAAAGCGGTCCCTGGTCGACCCGGCGCAGCAAGGAGGCCATCAGATTGCGGCGCCGCACGCTCGCCGACCACGCGACGGCGCAACTCACCGCATGGGAAACGACGCTGCTCAGGAAGGCGCGGAAGCTTCGCAAGCTCGACGTCGAGAAACGGCACAAGCTGCGGCTTCTGAACAAGCGGCTGACCTATTCGATCGAGTCGCTCGAGGACCTGTTCGCCGATGAATCGTTGGTCAAGCAGAAGTCGATCCTCAAGCAATTGCGCAAGGCGCAAAGGTCTCTCGGACAGTTGAACGACGATGCGCGCGGGCAGATCCTGGCGGCCTCATTGAACGAGGCCATCCCCGGGGCGGGCATTCGCTTCCTCGACCGCAAGCGGGAGAAGAAGCTGCTGCGAACCGCCTCGGAAGCCTATCGGAAGTTGGACAAGGCCAAGCCGTTCCGCTCTTCGGATCTCGCGCCGAACGCGGAGCCCGAGGACTAG
- a CDS encoding AAA family ATPase, whose translation MTDETAAQERIFQTLAGHTGVARIDTHGASVFLDGDRALKIKRAVKFPFLDYSTLDKRKAACEEEIRINRPLAPQIYHRVVAITEEPDGSVKIDGRGRPIEYAVDMARFDENRTLDHLAKAGPLGAELALAIADAIASSHAKATVADGAAWINSIPVLIDGNGTGLRNGDHLEATAIEQLGKASHRAFLHLRATLEQRARHGFVRRCHGDLHLANIVLIDRQPVLFDAIEFDAQMATVDVLYDLAFTLMDLLRYDQADAANAVLNQYLINAPVETLDALAALPLFMSIRAAIRAQVALARLNRPNADRPEILGEARRYFELARTLIHPPAPRLIAVGGLSGTGKSVLARALAPTIAPQPGAVVLRSDVIRKQLFQVGHTDRLPPSTYRPDVTARVYEVLMQRARQVLAQGHSVIVDAVFAHESERDDLAALAHACGVTLNGLFLVADLAIRQARIGGRRGDASDATQEVAARQEHYNIGHVGWATIDASGTPGQTLQNCRGAIAEGR comes from the coding sequence ATGACAGATGAAACTGCGGCCCAGGAACGGATCTTCCAGACCCTCGCCGGACACACCGGCGTGGCGCGGATCGACACGCATGGCGCTTCGGTATTCCTGGACGGCGACCGCGCGCTGAAGATCAAGCGCGCCGTCAAGTTTCCATTCCTCGATTATTCGACGCTCGACAAGCGCAAGGCAGCCTGCGAGGAGGAGATCAGGATCAACCGGCCGCTCGCGCCGCAAATCTACCACCGTGTCGTGGCGATCACGGAGGAGCCGGATGGATCGGTGAAGATCGACGGTCGCGGACGGCCGATCGAATATGCGGTCGATATGGCGCGCTTCGATGAGAACCGGACGCTGGACCATTTGGCGAAGGCGGGCCCGCTGGGCGCCGAACTGGCGCTGGCCATCGCCGATGCGATCGCATCATCGCATGCCAAGGCAACGGTTGCCGACGGCGCGGCGTGGATCAACTCCATTCCTGTCCTGATCGACGGCAACGGCACCGGCCTGCGCAATGGCGACCATCTTGAAGCGACAGCTATCGAACAGCTTGGCAAGGCTTCCCACCGGGCCTTCCTGCACCTCCGTGCGACGCTGGAGCAACGCGCTCGCCACGGCTTCGTACGCCGCTGTCACGGCGACCTGCATCTTGCCAATATCGTGCTGATCGACCGGCAGCCCGTCCTGTTCGACGCGATCGAATTCGATGCGCAGATGGCAACCGTGGACGTGCTTTACGACCTCGCGTTCACCCTGATGGATCTGCTGCGCTACGATCAGGCAGACGCAGCCAATGCGGTCCTGAACCAGTATCTGATCAACGCACCCGTCGAGACCCTCGACGCCCTGGCCGCGCTGCCGCTGTTCATGTCCATCCGCGCGGCGATCCGTGCGCAAGTGGCGCTGGCGAGGCTGAACCGGCCCAATGCCGACCGTCCCGAAATTCTCGGCGAGGCGCGCCGCTATTTCGAGCTCGCCCGAACCTTGATTCATCCGCCCGCCCCTCGCCTGATCGCGGTTGGCGGACTGTCGGGCACCGGCAAGTCCGTGCTCGCCCGCGCGCTGGCCCCCACCATAGCGCCGCAACCGGGCGCCGTCGTGCTGCGCAGCGACGTCATTCGCAAGCAGTTGTTTCAGGTGGGGCACACCGATCGGCTGCCGCCCTCCACGTACCGGCCCGACGTGACAGCGCGCGTGTACGAGGTGCTGATGCAGCGCGCCCGGCAGGTCCTGGCGCAAGGCCATTCCGTCATCGTCGATGCTGTGTTTGCACACGAATCAGAACGGGACGATTTGGCAGCTCTGGCGCACGCGTGCGGTGTGACGCTCAACGGACTATTCCTGGTCGCAGACCTCGCGATCCGCCAGGCGCGGATCGGCGGCCGCCGGGGCGACGCATCCGACGCCACGCAAGAGGTTGCCGCGCGGCAAGAGCACTATAATATCGGCCATGTCGGTTGGGCGACCATCGATGCATCCGGGACACCAGGGCAGACGCTCCAGAACTGCCGGGGCGCGATCGCTGAGGGCAGGTAA
- a CDS encoding bifunctional acetate--CoA ligase family protein/GNAT family N-acetyltransferase produces MSTYRLKNLLSPRSVALVGASARPTSVGRAVLDNIRKAEFKGQLGLVNPRHAEIGGIAAVKSLDGLGFVPELVVITAPVREVPGIIDQAGRLGSAGALIVSAGLGQGPGSLQEAAIAAARKYGMRLIGPNCLGIMMPGVSLNASFAAHMPGAGNLALISQSGAIAAGMVDWAAQRGVGFSGIVSIGDQIDVDIADLLDYFAMDHKTRAILLYIEAIKDARKFMSAARAAARVKPVVVVKSGRMAQGAKAAATHTGALAGADAVYDAAFRRAGVLRVSDLRELFDCAETLGRVESPAGKRLAILTNGGGIGVLAIDRLVELGGIPASISADARKKLDEVLPATWSGANPVDIVGDADASRYAAALEVLLVDPDNDAILVLNVQTAIASASDIARTVTERVGKYREQQRRWAKPVLAAWVGADQEIIATLSSAGIPNYPTEDDAVRGFMHLVRHREVVEELSQVPPAMPDTFVPDAKGARQIVAAAIADGRKWLEPVEIKHLLETYDIAMVPTYAATDVEQAVGYANEVFAQGSTVVLKIMSRDIVHKSDVGGVVLNLTTPDAVRTATSDILARARKLRPEARIEGVIVQAMVVKVKARELILGLADDPTFGTVVVFGRGGTAVEIINDRALALPPLDLQLARDLIDRTRVSRLLKAYRDVPAVKQDAVAMVLVKLAQMAADIPEIREFDINPLLADETGVTAVDARVAVGPPQRKFAGSGPANFAVRAYPSQWERRLKLKDDWRILVRPLRPEDEPTIHEFLRHVTPHDLRLRFFAPMKEFTHEFIARLTQLDYARAMAFIAFDQATGEMVGVVRLHSDSIYESGEYAILLRSDLKGRGLGWALMQLIIDYARSEGLKVISGDVLKENTVMLEMCRQLGFEVKPDPGEPDICDVRLKL; encoded by the coding sequence ATGTCTACCTATCGCTTGAAGAATCTGCTGTCGCCACGCTCGGTCGCGCTCGTCGGGGCGAGTGCCCGTCCGACCTCCGTGGGGCGCGCCGTTCTGGACAACATCCGCAAGGCGGAATTCAAGGGGCAGTTAGGCCTCGTCAATCCGCGCCATGCGGAGATCGGCGGCATCGCCGCGGTCAAGAGCCTGGACGGGCTGGGCTTCGTGCCCGAGCTCGTGGTCATCACCGCGCCGGTGCGAGAGGTTCCCGGCATCATCGACCAGGCCGGCCGTCTCGGCTCGGCGGGTGCGCTGATCGTCTCGGCCGGACTCGGCCAGGGGCCGGGATCCCTGCAAGAGGCCGCCATCGCCGCGGCCCGCAAATACGGCATGCGCCTGATCGGCCCCAACTGTCTCGGCATCATGATGCCGGGCGTGAGCCTCAACGCGAGTTTTGCCGCGCACATGCCCGGCGCGGGAAATCTCGCGCTGATTTCGCAGTCCGGTGCGATCGCCGCCGGCATGGTCGATTGGGCCGCGCAGCGCGGCGTCGGCTTTTCCGGGATCGTCTCGATCGGCGACCAGATCGACGTCGACATTGCGGATCTGCTCGATTATTTCGCGATGGATCACAAGACCCGCGCGATCCTGCTCTATATCGAGGCCATCAAGGACGCGCGGAAATTCATGTCGGCCGCTCGCGCCGCCGCACGTGTCAAGCCTGTGGTCGTGGTCAAGTCCGGCCGCATGGCGCAGGGCGCAAAGGCAGCGGCGACCCATACTGGAGCGCTCGCCGGCGCCGATGCCGTCTATGACGCGGCGTTCCGTCGCGCCGGTGTCCTTCGGGTGTCGGATCTGCGCGAGCTGTTCGATTGCGCCGAGACGCTCGGCCGCGTCGAATCGCCGGCGGGAAAGCGTCTCGCGATCCTGACCAATGGTGGCGGTATCGGCGTTTTGGCTATCGATCGGCTGGTCGAGCTTGGCGGAATTCCGGCGTCCATCTCGGCCGACGCGCGCAAGAAGCTCGATGAAGTGCTGCCCGCGACCTGGTCCGGTGCAAATCCCGTCGACATCGTGGGCGACGCGGATGCTTCGCGCTACGCGGCCGCGCTGGAGGTGCTGCTCGTCGATCCGGACAATGACGCAATTCTCGTCCTCAATGTGCAGACCGCGATCGCCTCCGCTTCCGACATCGCAAGGACCGTGACCGAGCGCGTTGGAAAATATCGCGAGCAGCAGCGTCGATGGGCAAAGCCGGTTCTGGCTGCCTGGGTCGGAGCCGATCAAGAGATCATCGCAACGCTGTCCAGCGCCGGCATTCCCAACTATCCGACCGAAGACGACGCGGTGCGCGGCTTCATGCATCTGGTGAGGCATCGCGAAGTCGTGGAGGAACTCAGTCAGGTCCCGCCCGCGATGCCCGATACGTTCGTGCCCGACGCCAAGGGTGCCCGGCAGATCGTCGCCGCGGCGATCGCCGATGGCCGCAAATGGCTCGAGCCTGTCGAAATCAAGCATCTGCTCGAAACCTATGACATCGCGATGGTGCCGACTTATGCTGCGACGGACGTCGAGCAGGCGGTCGGCTACGCGAACGAGGTGTTTGCGCAAGGCTCGACCGTCGTGCTCAAGATCATGTCGCGCGACATCGTCCATAAATCCGATGTCGGCGGCGTCGTGCTGAATCTGACCACGCCGGACGCGGTGCGTACCGCTACCTCCGACATTCTCGCCCGGGCGAGGAAGCTGCGCCCCGAAGCCCGCATTGAGGGCGTCATCGTGCAGGCGATGGTCGTCAAGGTGAAAGCGCGTGAGCTGATCCTCGGTCTTGCCGACGATCCGACCTTCGGCACCGTCGTCGTGTTCGGCCGGGGTGGAACGGCGGTGGAAATCATCAACGACAGGGCGCTCGCGCTGCCGCCGCTCGATTTACAGCTCGCCCGCGACCTCATCGACCGCACGCGCGTGTCACGGCTGCTGAAGGCCTATCGGGATGTGCCGGCTGTCAAGCAGGATGCTGTCGCCATGGTGCTGGTCAAGCTCGCCCAGATGGCGGCCGACATTCCCGAAATCCGCGAATTCGACATCAATCCGCTGCTGGCGGACGAAACCGGCGTGACGGCGGTCGATGCTCGCGTTGCGGTCGGGCCGCCGCAACGGAAATTTGCAGGCTCCGGCCCGGCCAATTTCGCCGTTCGGGCCTATCCGTCGCAATGGGAGCGCCGGCTCAAGCTCAAGGACGACTGGCGCATCCTGGTGCGGCCCTTGCGCCCCGAGGACGAGCCGACCATTCACGAATTCCTGCGTCACGTCACGCCGCACGACCTCCGCCTGCGCTTCTTCGCGCCGATGAAGGAGTTCACCCACGAGTTCATCGCGCGCCTGACCCAGCTGGACTATGCGCGCGCGATGGCCTTCATCGCGTTCGACCAGGCCACCGGAGAAATGGTCGGCGTCGTCCGGCTTCATTCCGACTCGATCTATGAGAGCGGCGAATATGCAATCCTGCTGCGGTCGGACCTCAAGGGCAGGGGGCTCGGTTGGGCCTTGATGCAGTTGATCATCGACTACGCGAGGTCCGAAGGGCTGAAGGTCATATCCGGTGACGTGCTCAAGGAGAACACCGTGATGCTCGAGATGTGCCGGCAGCTCGGTTTCGAAGTAAAGCCGGACCCGGGCGAACCCGATATCTGCGACGTCCGGCTCAAGCTCTGA
- a CDS encoding ABC transporter permease, translated as MNSQPLLLATPSGDVLKLRPEGPWTAANVSALETLSRSVGADVDRFRTVTLDMSGVSALDTLGAWVLEKLSRRAASSGRSAEFIGVADHFSGLLDEVRQVNRHTPAPTAAPNPISLRLYDLGKATVGAREDVTIFLQMLGALFMAVIGVLRHPRSLRLTSLIYQLYRIGWQAIPIVALITFLIGAIIAQQGFFHFRRFGAESYTVDMVGILVLRELGVLIVAIMVAGRSGSAYTAELGSMKMREEIDALSTMGLDPVHVLILPRVAALVIALPILAFIGSLAALYGGGLVAQFYGDMGPAIYIARLHEAISVTHFEVGILKAPFMALVIGIVACSEGLRVKGSAESLGRQTTTSVVKSIFLVIVLDGLFAIFFASIGM; from the coding sequence GTGAACTCCCAACCGCTGTTGCTGGCGACGCCCTCCGGCGACGTGCTGAAATTGCGCCCGGAAGGGCCGTGGACCGCCGCCAATGTGTCGGCGCTCGAGACGCTGTCCCGTTCGGTCGGGGCAGATGTGGATCGATTCAGAACCGTGACGCTGGACATGTCGGGTGTCAGCGCTCTGGACACGCTTGGCGCCTGGGTCCTGGAGAAGCTGTCGCGCAGGGCCGCGTCTTCCGGCAGGTCGGCGGAATTCATCGGAGTTGCCGATCATTTCAGCGGTCTCCTGGACGAGGTGCGTCAGGTCAATCGCCACACGCCGGCGCCGACGGCCGCCCCCAATCCGATTTCGCTCAGGTTGTACGATCTCGGCAAGGCCACGGTCGGTGCGCGCGAGGACGTCACGATCTTCCTTCAAATGCTCGGCGCATTGTTCATGGCCGTGATCGGCGTGTTGCGCCACCCGCGATCGCTGCGGCTGACGTCGCTGATCTATCAGCTCTACCGCATCGGCTGGCAGGCCATCCCGATTGTCGCGCTGATTACCTTCCTGATCGGCGCCATCATAGCCCAGCAGGGATTCTTTCATTTCCGCAGGTTCGGTGCCGAATCCTACACGGTCGACATGGTCGGCATCCTCGTGCTGCGCGAGCTCGGCGTGCTGATCGTCGCCATCATGGTGGCCGGCCGTTCGGGGAGCGCCTACACCGCCGAGCTCGGCTCGATGAAGATGCGTGAGGAGATCGACGCGCTCTCGACCATGGGCCTCGATCCCGTCCACGTCCTGATCCTGCCGCGGGTTGCGGCTCTCGTGATCGCGCTGCCGATCCTGGCCTTCATTGGATCGCTCGCCGCGCTCTATGGCGGTGGCCTCGTCGCGCAATTCTATGGCGACATGGGGCCGGCGATCTACATCGCGCGGCTGCACGAGGCCATCTCCGTCACTCATTTCGAGGTGGGCATCCTGAAGGCGCCGTTCATGGCGCTGGTGATCGGGATCGTCGCCTGTAGCGAGGGGCTGCGCGTGAAGGGCAGCGCCGAATCGCTGGGACGCCAGACCACGACGTCGGTGGTGAAGTCGATCTTCCTGGTGATCGTGCTCGACGGCCTGTTCGCGATCTTCTTCGCCTCGATCGGAATGTGA
- a CDS encoding PHA/PHB synthase family protein, translated as MSVVQLVPRADQPAEEPSVNPVASVGPPAEQPATQPASAPEPYPVDRAFHAMLAQFTGGISPVALSLAWLDWSSHLAAAPQRQTEIIRNAFRDTGRFVEAALHATSPDRKPWSVIQPQRRDRRFREPQWETAPFNLMAQAFLLGERWWHDATTGVRGVAPANEAVVEFATRQMLDTFAPSNFAATNPEVLEKAFQSGGENFVFGLQNWCSDLMRLLSAAKPAGDEQFVVGKTVAASPGKVVYRNELIELIQYHPTTAQVRPEPILIVPAWIMKYYILDLSPHNSLVRYLTSQGFTVFAISWRNPDAKDRDVAFDDYRKSGVMAALDTIGRIVPGRTIHALGYCLGGTLLSIAAAAMARDGDKRLGTVTLLAAQTDFTEAGELTLFINESQVAFLEDMMWKRGYLDTTQMAGAFALLRSNDLIWSRLSHDYLMGEASSSSDLMAWNADATRLPYRMHSEYLRKLFLDNDLAEGHYRVDDRNISLSDIHAPMFVVGTLSDHVAPWRSVYKLHYQVDADVTFLLTSGGHNAGVVAAPDEPGHSYQVMTKAADAPYVGPDEWLKLAPHVEGSWWPEWSKWLAARSGEPCDPPQIGLGDGSGLPDAPGDYVHT; from the coding sequence ATGAGCGTCGTGCAGCTTGTCCCACGAGCCGATCAACCGGCTGAAGAGCCTTCCGTCAATCCCGTTGCGAGCGTCGGCCCTCCGGCCGAACAGCCGGCAACGCAACCGGCGTCAGCGCCAGAGCCATACCCCGTCGACCGCGCATTTCACGCGATGCTGGCGCAGTTCACGGGCGGGATTTCACCGGTGGCCCTGTCGCTCGCCTGGCTCGATTGGAGTTCGCACCTCGCCGCCGCGCCGCAGCGGCAAACGGAGATCATCAGAAACGCCTTTCGCGACACCGGCCGGTTCGTGGAGGCCGCGTTGCACGCGACGTCGCCGGATCGGAAACCGTGGTCGGTGATCCAGCCGCAGCGCCGGGATCGCCGCTTCAGGGAGCCGCAGTGGGAGACCGCGCCGTTCAACCTGATGGCGCAGGCCTTCCTGCTCGGAGAGCGCTGGTGGCACGATGCCACGACTGGGGTGCGTGGCGTCGCGCCTGCGAATGAAGCCGTCGTCGAATTCGCGACACGCCAGATGCTCGACACGTTCGCGCCGTCGAATTTCGCGGCGACAAATCCGGAAGTGCTTGAAAAAGCCTTTCAGAGCGGCGGCGAGAACTTCGTCTTCGGTTTGCAGAATTGGTGCAGCGATCTGATGCGGCTGCTTTCCGCCGCGAAACCGGCTGGCGACGAGCAATTCGTGGTTGGCAAGACGGTCGCGGCGTCTCCCGGAAAGGTCGTCTACCGCAACGAGCTGATCGAGCTGATCCAGTATCATCCGACGACCGCGCAGGTGCGGCCCGAGCCGATCCTGATCGTGCCTGCCTGGATCATGAAGTACTACATCCTCGATCTATCGCCGCATAATTCACTGGTGCGTTATCTTACCAGTCAGGGCTTCACCGTGTTCGCGATCTCATGGCGCAACCCGGATGCCAAGGATCGGGATGTTGCCTTCGATGACTATCGCAAGTCGGGCGTCATGGCCGCGCTGGACACGATCGGCCGGATCGTGCCGGGCCGGACAATCCATGCGCTCGGCTATTGTCTGGGCGGCACGTTGCTGTCGATCGCCGCCGCGGCGATGGCGCGCGATGGCGACAAGCGATTGGGTACCGTCACATTGCTTGCCGCGCAGACCGACTTCACCGAGGCCGGCGAGCTGACGCTCTTCATCAACGAGAGCCAGGTTGCGTTCCTCGAAGACATGATGTGGAAGCGCGGCTATCTCGATACGACGCAGATGGCCGGCGCGTTTGCGCTGCTGCGATCCAACGATCTGATCTGGTCGCGGCTGTCGCACGACTATCTGATGGGAGAGGCGTCGTCGTCGAGCGACCTGATGGCCTGGAACGCCGACGCCACGCGACTGCCTTATCGCATGCACTCGGAATATCTGCGCAAACTGTTCCTCGACAATGATCTGGCCGAAGGCCATTACCGTGTCGATGACAGGAACATCTCGCTTTCCGATATTCACGCGCCGATGTTCGTGGTCGGCACGCTCTCCGATCATGTGGCGCCGTGGCGATCCGTCTACAAGCTCCACTATCAGGTCGATGCCGACGTGACGTTCCTGTTGACGAGCGGCGGTCACAATGCCGGTGTGGTCGCGGCTCCGGACGAGCCGGGCCACAGCTATCAGGTGATGACCAAGGCCGCGGATGCGCCCTATGTCGGTCCCGATGAATGGCTGAAGCTGGCGCCGCATGTTGAGGGATCGTGGTGGCCGGAGTGGAGCAAATGGCTCGCCGCCCGCTCGGGCGAGCCCTGCGATCCGCCTCAGATCGGGCTCGGGGACGGCTCCGGCCTGCCCGACGCGCCCGGAGACTACGTCCACACCTAG
- a CDS encoding phage holin family protein: protein MNTENVVKHLRVLWRTDRIIADIRLRHLLVGLGLRAFAALIAAFGLLMLELSAYFALVQIWSAIVAAAILGAVNFAIAGILFIIAGRSPSGRDIELANEIHSSSIEALQIEARALQAQVSGAVHHPLSTIVPVLLPLIAIIIKSLRKTAKDPAAATSREAHS, encoded by the coding sequence GTGAATACGGAGAATGTCGTCAAACATCTGCGTGTGCTGTGGCGTACCGACAGGATCATTGCGGACATCAGGTTGCGCCACCTGCTGGTCGGCCTCGGCCTGCGCGCCTTTGCGGCCCTGATCGCAGCGTTCGGCCTTCTGATGCTGGAACTGTCGGCCTATTTCGCGCTGGTCCAGATCTGGAGCGCGATAGTCGCGGCAGCCATCCTCGGCGCTGTCAATTTTGCCATCGCGGGGATTCTCTTCATCATCGCTGGCCGTTCTCCGTCCGGCCGCGACATTGAGCTGGCCAACGAAATTCACAGCTCATCCATCGAGGCCCTGCAGATCGAGGCGCGCGCGCTGCAGGCACAAGTGTCCGGCGCGGTCCACCATCCGCTCAGCACAATCGTGCCTGTGCTGCTACCGCTGATCGCGATCATCATCAAGAGCCTGCGGAAGACAGCCAAGGATCCCGCCGCGGCGACATCACGCGAAGCCCACTCATAG